A single region of the Malus sylvestris chromosome 8, drMalSylv7.2, whole genome shotgun sequence genome encodes:
- the LOC126631147 gene encoding auxin-responsive protein IAA29, whose amino-acid sequence MELQLGLALALPDHHSPVKGFDMNGVNRSVEKKEMVGLESKTQVGNYKRSFDVAFEKSSSTGAGNESKMLALLLWNDQPNEEDDDDKGRKRRNSCRSIIKNDDGGNHVVGWPPIKSWRKKMHHDHDQHHQYYPLQNNQMANNYKENENDGSAAAANNSMYVKVKMEGEGIVRKIDINLHHSFQSLRDTLITMFSKCKSKEGGAAADYILIYQDKQGDWLLAADVPWQTFIESVQRLQIVRNGG is encoded by the exons ATGGAGCTTCAGTTGGGTCTGGCTCTAGCTCTTCCTGACCATCACAGTCCTGTCAAAGGTTTTGACATGAATGGCGTTAATCGCAGCGTCGAGAAAAAAGAGATGGTGggtttggagagcaaaaccCAAGTTGGGAATTACAAGCGTAGTTTTGATGTGGCTTTTGAGAAGAGTAGTAGTACTGGTGCTGGAAATGAATCGAAGATGTTGGCTTTGTTGTTGTGGAATGATCAGCCAAAtgaggaagatgatgatgataagGGGCGAAAGAGAAGAAATTCTTGCAGGTCCATAATCAA GAATGATGATGGAGGAAATCATGTAGTTGGTTGGCCACCAATTAAATCTTGGAGGAAAAAGATGCATCATGATCATGATCAACACCATCAGTATTACCCTCTTCAGAATAATCAGATGGCTAATAATTATAAGGAAAACGAAAACGATGGCTCAGCAGCAGCAGCGAATAATTCCATGTACGTGAAGGTGAAGATGGAAGGAGAGGGAATTGTGAGGAAGATCGACATAAATCTGCATCATTCTTTTCAGTCGCTCAGAGACACCTTGATTACCATGTTTTCCAAAT GCAAAAGCAAAGAGGGTGGTGCTGCAGCTGATTATATACTCATTTATCAGGACAAACAAGGAGATTGGCTGCTCGCTGCAGATGTTCCCTGGCA AACCTTCATCGAGTCCGTGCAGCGCCTGCAGATAGTTAGGAATGGTGGCTGA